The following proteins are co-located in the Xiphophorus maculatus strain JP 163 A chromosome 8, X_maculatus-5.0-male, whole genome shotgun sequence genome:
- the lpar1 gene encoding lysophosphatidic acid receptor 1, with product MDEEQCYYNETIAFFYNRSEKHLVTTWNTVSRLVMGLGVTVCIFIMLANLLVMVAIYVNRRFHFPIYYLMANLAAADFFAGLAYLYLMFNTGPNTRWLSVSTWLLRQGLIDTSLTASVANLLAIAIERHITVFRMQLHTRMSNRRVVVVIVIIWTMSIVMGAIPSLGWNCICALHSCSSMAPLYSNSYLIFWAVFNLVTFVVMVTLYAHIFVYVRQRTMRMSRHSSGPRRNRDTMMSLLKTVVIVLGAFIICWTPGLVLILLDVFCSSCTVLNYEKFFLLLAEFNSAMNPIIYSYRDKEMSATFKQILCCQRQENVNGTVVDGSDRSASSVNHTVLGTGSVHHHHNEHSVV from the exons ATGGATGAAGAGCAGTGCTACTACAACGAGACCATTGCCTTTTTCTACAACCGCAGTGAAAAGCACCTGGTTACCACCTGGAACACCGTGAGCAGGCTGGTGATGGGGCTGGGCGTCACTGTGTGCATCTTCATCATGCTCGCCAACCTTCTGGTAATGGTCGCCATCTACGTCAACAGGAGATTCCACTTCCCAATCTACTACCTGATGGCCAACCTAGCGGCTGCTGACTTTTTTGCTGGACTGGCCTACTTGTACTTAATGTTCAACACAGGACCAAACACAAGGTGGCTGAGTGTTTCAACATGGTTGTTGCGTCAAGGCTTGATCGATACCAGTCTTACAGCTTCGGTGGCCAACCTGCTGGCCATCGCCATAGAGCGTCACATCACTGTCTTCCGCATGCAGCTACATACACGTATGAGTAACCGACGTGTAGTGGTGGTGATCGTTATAATCTGGACTATGTCCATAGTGATGGGGGCAATCCCCAGTTTGGGCTGGAACTGTATCTGCGCCCTGCATAGTTGCTCCAGTATGGCACCGCTTTACAGCAACTCCTACTTGATCTTCTGGGCGGTGTTTAACCTGGTGACGTTTGTCGTGATGGTGACTCTTTACGCCCACATTTTTGTCTATGTGCGACAGAGGACCATGAGGATGTCGCGGCACAGCTCTGGGCCACGGCGCAACCGAGACACAATGATGTCTCTGCTCAAAACTGTGGTCATCGTGTTGG GTGCCTTTATAATCTGTTGGACCCCAGGCTTGGTCCTCATACTTCTCGATGTCTTCTGCTCCAGCTGCACTGTCCTCAACTATGAGAAGTTCTTCCTGCTCCTTGCCGAGTTCAACTCGGCTATGAATCCTATCATCTACTCATACCGGGACAAGGAGATGAGCGCCACCTTCAAGCAGATCTTGTGCTGCCAGCGGCAGGAGAACGTCAATGGGACGGTGGTGGATGGATCCGACCGCTCGGCGTCTTCGGTCAACCATACGGTGCTGGGCACTGGCAGCGTCCATCACCATCACAATGAGCACTCGGTGGTTTGA